The following coding sequences are from one Rubrobacter radiotolerans DSM 5868 window:
- a CDS encoding SDR family NAD(P)-dependent oxidoreductase, with amino-acid sequence MRLYGRVAAVTGAGSGIGRELAIGLARRGCELALSDIDEVSLARTVETVRFVNPRLAVSCERVDVADRDALYAWAGKTAERHGRVNAVFNNAGVALGSTVEGASDGDLEWLFGINFWGVVHGTRAFLPHLRVSGEGHVVNVSSVFALISVPGQAAYNASKSAVRGFTDALRMELEMSGAPVRATTVLPGGIKTNVARASRANGSLADLGLDAARGREKFERLFITDSDRAAGRILDAVERDRERVLIGPDAYVIDALSRLFPAGYARLVKRSVRRSLG; translated from the coding sequence TTGAGGCTCTACGGCCGGGTCGCGGCCGTTACTGGGGCGGGGTCGGGCATCGGCCGGGAGCTTGCAATCGGACTCGCCCGCCGGGGATGCGAGCTAGCCCTCTCGGACATCGACGAAGTCTCGCTCGCCCGAACGGTCGAGACGGTTCGCTTCGTCAACCCGCGCCTTGCAGTCTCCTGCGAACGGGTGGACGTCGCCGACCGGGACGCGCTCTACGCCTGGGCCGGCAAGACGGCCGAGCGGCACGGGCGGGTGAACGCGGTCTTCAACAACGCCGGGGTCGCGCTCGGCTCGACGGTGGAGGGCGCCTCGGACGGGGACCTGGAGTGGCTCTTCGGCATAAACTTCTGGGGGGTCGTTCACGGCACCCGGGCCTTTCTCCCCCACCTCCGGGTCTCCGGCGAGGGCCACGTCGTCAACGTGTCGAGTGTTTTTGCCCTGATCTCCGTCCCCGGCCAAGCAGCCTACAATGCCTCGAAGTCCGCCGTCCGGGGCTTCACCGACGCCTTGCGGATGGAGCTTGAGATGAGCGGCGCTCCCGTTCGGGCTACAACCGTCCTTCCGGGCGGCATAAAGACGAACGTTGCCCGGGCCTCGCGGGCAAACGGGAGCCTCGCGGACCTCGGGCTCGACGCCGCCCGGGGCCGGGAGAAGTTCGAACGTCTCTTTATCACCGACTCGGACCGGGCTGCGGGGAGGATCCTTGACGCCGTCGAGCGCGACCGCGAGCGGGTCCTTATAGGTCCCGACGCCTACGTTATAGACGCGCTCTCTCGGCTCTTTCCAGCCGGCTACGCTCGGCTCGTGAAGCGCTCCGTCAGACGCTCGCTCGGCTAG
- a CDS encoding type 1 glutamine amidotransferase domain-containing protein codes for MANELQGKKVAILLAPAGTERVEFTEPKKAVEEAGAEVDVIGIQTGQAQTMNGDVEPAETFNVEKTFSEVSVSDYDGLIIPGGTVGADNLRGDPDAVAFIHGFFEAAKPVGVICHGPWTLVEAGVVEGRTLTSYPTLKTDIENAGGTWVDEEVVTDKGLVTSRNPNDLPAFCAKVVEEIAEGKHAEQSRSA; via the coding sequence ATGGCGAACGAACTGCAGGGCAAGAAGGTAGCCATTCTCCTAGCCCCCGCCGGAACCGAGCGGGTCGAGTTTACCGAGCCGAAGAAGGCCGTCGAAGAGGCCGGCGCCGAGGTCGACGTGATCGGCATCCAGACCGGCCAGGCCCAGACAATGAACGGCGACGTAGAACCCGCCGAGACCTTCAACGTCGAGAAGACCTTCTCCGAGGTCTCCGTCTCGGACTACGATGGCCTGATCATCCCCGGCGGCACCGTCGGCGCCGACAACCTCCGGGGCGACCCGGACGCGGTCGCGTTCATCCACGGCTTCTTCGAGGCTGCAAAGCCGGTCGGCGTGATCTGCCACGGTCCCTGGACGCTCGTGGAGGCCGGCGTCGTGGAAGGCCGCACCCTCACCAGCTACCCGACGCTCAAGACCGACATCGAGAACGCCGGAGGCACGTGGGTCGACGAGGAGGTCGTTACCGACAAGGGCCTCGTCACCAGCCGCAACCCGAACGACCTCCCCGCCTTCTGCGCAAAGGTCGTGGAGGAGATCGCCGAGGGCAAGCACGCCGAACAGTCTCGCAGCGCCTGA
- a CDS encoding NAD(P)/FAD-dependent oxidoreductase: MSGRELFDVTVVGGGPTGLYTAFYGGMRDLRVKVLEAQPYLGGKLHAYPEKVIWDIGGLPPTRGEAVIEYVIGQGLTFEPEVVLGRRVVSIVRDEADGTFTLGTACGEEHRSRTVILAVGHGVLDPRRLEIEGAERFEVTNLRYTVGSLDTYRGKRVLISGGGDTALDWANAIEPLAASVTLVHRREEFAAHESSVSRMKASTVRALTPFEVTELRTRPSGLDGTGDAISSVLLTHTGTSDRLEVEVDEVIVNHGYKIDLGFLKDGPFPMRDEHLLVNEHMETGVPGVYAAGDVTARDGKVHLISGGFVEGATALNSAKLYLDPAAEENAFVSSHNERFAEKNKALLNRTP; the protein is encoded by the coding sequence TTGTCCGGACGGGAGCTCTTCGACGTTACGGTGGTTGGCGGCGGTCCGACCGGGTTGTACACGGCGTTTTACGGTGGGATGCGTGATTTGCGGGTGAAGGTGCTCGAGGCGCAACCGTACCTTGGAGGGAAGCTGCACGCGTATCCGGAGAAGGTGATCTGGGACATCGGCGGGCTGCCGCCGACGCGGGGCGAGGCGGTAATAGAGTACGTGATCGGCCAGGGTCTGACTTTTGAGCCGGAGGTCGTTCTCGGCCGTCGGGTTGTCTCGATCGTGCGCGATGAGGCCGACGGCACGTTTACGCTCGGGACCGCCTGCGGCGAGGAGCATCGCTCAAGGACGGTTATCCTCGCCGTCGGTCATGGCGTTCTCGACCCGCGCCGGCTGGAGATAGAGGGAGCCGAGCGGTTTGAGGTTACCAACCTGCGCTACACGGTCGGAAGCCTCGACACCTATAGGGGGAAGCGGGTCCTGATCTCCGGCGGCGGCGATACCGCCCTCGACTGGGCCAATGCGATCGAGCCACTCGCTGCCTCGGTAACGCTCGTTCACCGCCGGGAGGAGTTCGCCGCTCACGAGAGCAGCGTGAGCCGCATGAAAGCCTCCACCGTGCGGGCCCTTACCCCCTTCGAGGTCACGGAGCTTCGCACCCGACCGTCCGGCCTCGACGGAACCGGGGACGCCATCTCGAGCGTCCTCCTCACCCACACCGGTACAAGCGACCGGCTCGAAGTCGAAGTAGATGAAGTGATTGTCAACCACGGCTACAAAATCGACCTCGGCTTCCTCAAGGACGGCCCTTTCCCCATGCGCGATGAGCATCTGCTCGTCAACGAGCACATGGAGACGGGCGTTCCCGGTGTGTACGCGGCAGGCGACGTCACCGCCCGGGACGGAAAGGTGCATCTGATCTCCGGCGGCTTCGTCGAGGGCGCGACGGCTCTCAACAGCGCCAAGCTCTACCTGGATCCCGCCGCCGAGGAGAATGCCTTCGTCTCCTCTCACAACGAGCGCTTCGCCGAAAAAAACAAAGCATTGCTCAACAGAACTCCCTGA
- a CDS encoding ParA family protein: MILTVTSHKGGVGKTVTSVHLATFLAHEGGEGSTLLVDADPNRSAIRWGERGRLPFRVVAEPQAPKYARDHEHIVIDTQGRPDPAHLEALVDGCDLLVIPTTPDALALDALMLTVGEMQELGRFDGYRVLLTSVPPWPVRSGARARATLQKLKVPLFEAEIRRREAFQKAANSGVPVYEVRDRRAQQAWEDYQKVGEEAMGAI; encoded by the coding sequence ATCATACTGACAGTGACTTCGCACAAGGGCGGGGTCGGTAAGACGGTTACGTCGGTGCACCTGGCGACGTTTTTGGCGCATGAGGGGGGGGAGGGGTCGACGCTGCTCGTTGACGCCGACCCGAACCGGAGCGCTATCAGGTGGGGTGAGCGCGGCCGACTGCCGTTCCGGGTCGTTGCCGAGCCGCAGGCTCCGAAGTACGCCCGCGACCACGAGCACATTGTCATAGATACCCAGGGCCGGCCCGATCCGGCGCACCTGGAGGCACTCGTGGACGGCTGCGACCTGCTCGTGATTCCGACAACCCCGGACGCGCTCGCGCTAGACGCGCTGATGCTCACGGTGGGGGAGATGCAGGAGCTCGGCCGCTTCGATGGCTACCGGGTGCTTCTCACCTCCGTACCCCCGTGGCCCGTCCGGTCCGGCGCTCGGGCCCGGGCGACGCTCCAGAAGCTCAAGGTGCCGCTGTTCGAGGCCGAGATCCGCCGCCGTGAGGCCTTCCAGAAGGCCGCGAACTCCGGTGTGCCGGTCTACGAGGTCCGGGATCGCCGGGCTCAACAGGCTTGGGAGGACTACCAAAAGGTAGGGGAGGAGGCGATGGGGGCGATATGA
- the trfA gene encoding plasmid replication initiator TrfA, giving the protein MTLSEQANRHIVKAEGNFEDLPYFTVGNTRRADGVIEYESEIRSADGQVLKQSWTVRALSGLGLPGSLDQDVYVALLQIIDRQGEIPPDGWIGFSLYEMVQLLKRTHGGRDYQQVKRSLDRLAGTRIQSKNAFYHKDSKTFMDGTFGLLDRVQHNETIDGVGRRSEKTWVQLSDYFVSSYRSDYLKGLDVDFYYSLNSAVAKRLYRFVDKKRNRRHQWQVDIFSLRDRIPLSNYRYPSKIREKLAPAHEELTEKGFLESVTYSVAEDKTNLVSYKIRDDFSSRRPSTVLERTPENLIAVERLKAEGVWGDVAEDLVSTFGPEKCVHYCQLLPFQKKVRNRAGWLRWAISESPELDNEPPKIEVGETSEPTLLDEAADSPPTPDPEAQRIFEELLLDLGTEGSDKNGEDLGARSIWFEGVLATSLTDDSLTLTAPNRIARDYLTERFGPTLESALSKKLGRPASIEILP; this is encoded by the coding sequence ATGACGCTTTCTGAGCAGGCGAATCGGCACATAGTAAAGGCAGAGGGGAACTTCGAGGATCTCCCGTACTTCACGGTCGGGAACACCCGGCGAGCGGATGGCGTGATCGAGTACGAGAGCGAGATCCGTTCGGCCGACGGGCAGGTTTTGAAGCAGAGCTGGACGGTGAGAGCGCTTAGTGGGCTCGGGCTTCCGGGGTCGCTGGATCAGGACGTGTACGTTGCTCTTTTGCAGATAATCGACCGTCAGGGTGAGATCCCGCCCGACGGCTGGATAGGGTTCTCGCTCTACGAGATGGTGCAGCTCCTCAAGCGGACACACGGCGGACGCGACTATCAGCAGGTGAAGCGCTCCCTGGATCGGCTGGCGGGCACGCGCATACAGAGCAAGAACGCCTTCTACCACAAGGACTCGAAGACGTTCATGGACGGGACGTTCGGCCTTCTCGACCGGGTCCAGCACAACGAGACGATCGACGGAGTGGGGAGGAGGTCCGAGAAGACCTGGGTGCAGCTCTCGGACTACTTTGTCAGCTCGTACCGCTCGGACTACCTGAAGGGCCTCGACGTTGACTTCTACTACTCGCTCAACTCCGCGGTCGCCAAGCGACTCTATCGCTTCGTGGACAAGAAACGCAACCGCCGTCACCAGTGGCAGGTAGACATCTTCTCTTTGCGCGACAGGATCCCCCTCAGCAACTACCGCTATCCGTCCAAGATCCGCGAGAAGCTTGCACCGGCTCACGAGGAGCTTACCGAGAAGGGCTTTCTGGAGAGCGTTACCTACAGCGTCGCCGAGGACAAAACGAATCTCGTCTCGTACAAGATCCGGGACGACTTCTCAAGTCGCCGCCCGTCGACCGTCCTCGAACGCACCCCGGAGAACCTTATCGCCGTCGAGCGTCTGAAGGCCGAGGGTGTCTGGGGCGACGTTGCCGAGGACCTGGTCTCTACCTTCGGACCGGAGAAGTGCGTTCACTACTGCCAGCTCCTCCCTTTCCAGAAAAAGGTCCGCAACCGCGCAGGCTGGCTACGGTGGGCGATCTCCGAGTCTCCCGAGCTCGATAACGAACCCCCCAAGATCGAGGTGGGGGAGACCTCTGAGCCGACCCTCCTCGACGAAGCCGCCGACTCTCCACCAACTCCTGACCCGGAAGCTCAGCGTATCTTCGAGGAACTTCTCCTCGACCTCGGTACCGAGGGAAGTGATAAGAACGGCGAGGATCTCGGAGCTCGCTCGATCTGGTTCGAAGGTGTCCTGGCTACTTCCCTCACCGACGACTCCCTGACACTCACTGCCCCGAACAGGATCGCCCGCGACTACCTCACCGAACGCTTCGGTCCCACCCTCGAATCCGCCCTCTCCAAAAAGCTCGGCCGTCCCGCCTCCATTGAGATACTACCCTGA